The Carassius auratus strain Wakin chromosome 19, ASM336829v1, whole genome shotgun sequence genomic sequence CACTAAAAGTCCCCATGGAGAAACCTAAAGTTAAACGGCTTGCCCTGAGATTAAACCATAAGACTTTAACTGAAAGTTAcaagaaaaattatgttttatggtTTAGATGACAATTTTGAATTGCAATTTGATAACTGCTTTTAAGTTTATTAACCTTGTTTCAGAGAAACATTAAGTGTATTTTACAAGTTTTTATAATCAgcttgcatgcatttttttatgataccatgttacatttacatgtatttggCAGATGTTTTAATCCATAGTGGCAAAATGCAATTACTGATACAAACCCATGAATATGTTTGTAGCATCATGCtcatttgagctacaggaacaaaatatttgtattttaaaaataatttgtcacactgcagcattaaaaaaaatgtgattagaAATTGTAAAACGCTTAAAAATGGTGACTGGTCAGAACACcttaaatacacacaaaacacactttcTTTTATACATTAACGTGTTTTAACCTTACATTTTGATCTTGATGGCAATTTCATAAACataatgtgttttgaaaaaaatgcaaagaaCAAATTCATTTAAATAGAATTTTGAGTTTGGTTGTATTGATTTAAATTTGTCAGACAAATAAAGTAAATTTGTATTTTGCTTTGTTGATGTTACATGTCTGTGTCCTGAGCTATCACAGTGGGTGAGTTCTTGAAATTTGAGGAAATAAGATTTTTGGTGATCAGAGGAGGACCTCCTCACATCAGGAGCTTCCTCAAATGTGGTGATGCGTGTCAACCTGCCAGCGGTGACATTTAAACAAAGTGTGTGCTTATGGAACTGAGAAGAAGGTTTCATGTAAATGTTGTGTGCTTTAGATCACAGATGTCCGATGCCATAAAGCTCTGCTAGTTTGCCTGTCTTAATACATCCATTTTCTCTCAACACCTGTTGTTACGTTAGGCTATATTATTTAACCAGAATGTCCATGTATTGCTTTCAGCTTCATATAATTACTAGTAGTGTAGCTTCTATAATAGACTGGACCGAGCTTTAGTTTAAGGGGTTCTGATAGATTAAAAACAGGTCTCAGAAAGAGTTGTCTTCGACCTTAGTGACTCTTGACACTTGATACAGAAGATGGGATAAGAAAAAggacataacatatttttcatatttcttattgatgaaatgtgaattctgtggaaaagatttaaatatagtaaaatgtgtTGAACCAGGCTAAGTATACTGAACTCATATTTGATATGACAGGATTGGTTTTGAAATTGAGATCGTTTGTGCTGCAGAAACCGGTCTGAAAAAGTAAATGatatgtatatagatagatagagctgAAATGACACAATATATCACAAGTTCTTTCTCCGTGCAGGCCTAGTTGTACcccttttaaaatatgtatatacctAAACACATGATCAATAATATGAGGGAAACAAtagtggggagggggggggggtcaccattattattattttgaattaggatattttaaaattgtggttttgtctttttttttttcatttgtaatttctgaatatgttttatgtttatttttaaacttagTTTTAGTTAAGTCCTTCACCTTCAGTTTATTTTTTGCTAATtaccaatgcaacatttctcatttttagtttagttgtattatttcattaaattttaatttcaagtaatgaattattttaatgcttttagttttagttcacgCTAATAACCCTGGTGAAAACAATAACCCTGGTCTTAATCTCTAAGGAACAAGTAATGAAAATGGTGGTCCTGCAGCAGAAAGTGAGACGATTCCAGACCAAACCCAGGCTGAGGAATCTCCACAGACATGCAGTGCAGCTCCTGATGCCTCGGAGGAAATCCAGAGCTCTGCGGCTGCTGTAGCTCACAGTGAACCAGAAGCAGCTGCTGCTGAGGCCGTTACATCTGACCAGTCTGCTGAACCTGAATCCAGCCCCTCCACCACAGCTGAGAATACCGACGAACCAGCACCGAGTGGTACGTTTCACATTTACAGACAACCGCGCTAAAGTTTTCTGCCAGCTTTCATAACTTAAAGGAACAGTGAGAAAAGTCTCATGGAAAAACTGGCTCAGTAGTTCTTCAAGATTAGAGTACATATTACCTCGTGTTTTGGGCTTGTGCATGCAAATGGTTTTGGTACTTTCAAGGGACGTATCTCTTGATGCAAAACACCTTGCACAATCTCTTTTGCAATGAAGACTTCCTGGAATACCTTTGTTTTGTTATAAGAAGTTAAAGCACCATTTTATACATTCATACTTAAGTGAAAGGGGATGGCACTAGTTTAAACGGGTAATAGTGTGTTTGTTTAACTCTTAAGTAACCTGACAAGTGTCCTACTAACTGTTCGGTGACCCAGGAGTACAACACTGCCCTGCTTAGTTTCCCCTTTCCAGCCCTGTTACTGAACATTTTACTAAGGGTTTCAAGCAGGTTTGGAGAACTCAACCTTGAGAAACAAATGATTTTTAGCTACTGAAACCAGGTTCCAGTTAGATGGACTGGTTTCATTTTGGGATTAGGAATACACCATAAAAATGGAATTGGGAGTAGtgaattattttcatctttaacAGTAGTTTGTTTGGCCAGATCTTAAATGTGGCGAGGGCCACAGCATGCCTCACTGCCTGAATTCTAAATGTAAATGACAATTTATCCACGGATGCAAATGCCTTGGCTGCAATGTGGAAAAAAAACCTTTGACATTGTCAAATAACAAAATGACTAACCACAGAACCGAATGCATTAAGAACTATTACTCTGCTGGACACAACAactgattttaaataatgaattttataTGATCTATTAGTTTAAGTCCAACATGAGAAAAATACCGGGTgtgacattttaattacatttatttatcagtGTAACTTATTTTTTTGGAAGATGATGTAATTTATTTGGCTACTTCAACcattatgaagaaaaataaaaccttaattgagcctatattaatgaaataatctcTATTTCCACAGAAAACACAACTGAGGCCCAGGCTGAATCTTCCCCACCAGAGGAAGCCCCTGGTAAGTAGGAAAATACAATGAAAGACAGACCTAAAAAGTTCATCTTCTCCTGAGGATAAATGTCTTGTCTGATTTCCCATACCACTCTCTTTCAGCCTCTGGTGGAGAGGGTTAAGTGTGCATCATCTGACACAGTAACTACAGAGTCTAGACTCAACCACCTATTTTCAGTAAAATTAAGATTTCATACGCATAGTTTAAACATACAGTGGAACATTagcttatttattatatatatattgcttgttCGTTGCCAAGATATAGACCAACTGGTCATCAGAAACTCTGTGCCTGTCTTTATATAGAAAGATTACAAACATCCCACTCCAGTTATAGTTTAGTGAATTATAATAGCTGGCTTTAGCTAGAGATttccttttaatatttaatggtgCCTATTTTAGTGGCTTAACCCCtctataaaaaaatgcaaaaagccAAAGAGACTTTGAAAAATTGTGGAATgctatttatataattatgtaatatttgaacgaactgaaataaaatgttacatgCATTGAAAATGACAAtggatataatatttaaaaaaca encodes the following:
- the LOC113119463 gene encoding testis-specific gene A8 protein-like, encoding MGCASSTQTTAQDTTRPNTKQDGSTSGTSNENGGPAAESETIPDQTQAEESPQTCSAAPDASEEIQSSAAAVAHSEPEAAAAEAVTSDQSAEPESSPSTTAENTDEPAPSENTTEAQAESSPPEEAPASGGEG